Sequence from the Sporichthyaceae bacterium genome:
CTTGTTCCGGTCCACGGCCGGGTTCTGTGAGCCGCGGGTGGCGCCAGGCTCGATTTACGGGTTGCTGCATCGGGAGTGTCACCGGCTGTTCGGTGATGAGATGTTCGCGGATTTGTTCACCGATGTGGGTCGGCGCAGCGTGCCGCCAATGATCGTGGCGGTGGTGATGGTGCTGCAGCGGATCGAGGGCTGCTCGGATCGTGAGGCGACCGACCGGTTCTGCTTCGACGCGCGATGGAAGTACGCGGCGGGCGGGCTGGATTTCGACTATCCGGGGTTCGTGCACACGGTGCTGGTGGACATGCGAGCGCGGCTTGCCGGATCGTCGGCCCCGAACCGGATCTTCGACGCGGTGCTGGACGTTGCCAAGGCTGCGGGCCTGGTGGGCCGCCGGCGGGTGCTGGACTCCACACCGTTGTACGACGCGGTCGCCACGATGGACACCGTCACCCTGATCCGCTCGGCGATCCGTGGCCTGCTCAAGGTCGCTGACACCGAGCTCGAATCGCGGCTGCGGGCGGTGCTGGTCCGCGAGGACGACTATGCCTGCGCGGGCAAGCCGGTCTGTGACTACGACGATCCAGACGCACGGGCCGCGCTGGTCGACGCGCTGGCCACAGACGGCATGGCGCTGCTGCGGGTGCTTCACGGGCGTGAACTGGCCGAGGCGGTGACCCAGGCCGCCGCGCTGTTGGCCACGGTGCTCGGCCAGGACCTCGATGAAGACACCAACGGGGTGTTCCGCATCGCCCGTCGCGTCGCGCCCGACCGGGTGATCTCCACCGTGGATCCGCAAGCCCGGCACGGGCACAAGACCGCCGCACGGGGGTTCGACGGCTACAAGGGACATGTGGGTATCGACCCCGACTCGGAGATCATCACCGCCACCACAGTGACCGCGGGCAACGCTGGGGACGCCAGCGCCGCCGAGGACCTCATCACCGACCTGCTCGACACCGA
This genomic interval carries:
- a CDS encoding IS1182 family transposase, whose amino-acid sequence is MAPGSIYGLLHRECHRLFGDEMFADLFTDVGRRSVPPMIVAVVMVLQRIEGCSDREATDRFCFDARWKYAAGGLDFDYPGFVHTVLVDMRARLAGSSAPNRIFDAVLDVAKAAGLVGRRRVLDSTPLYDAVATMDTVTLIRSAIRGLLKVADTELESRLRAVLVREDDYACAGKPVCDYDDPDARAALVDALATDGMALLRVLHGRELAEAVTQAAALLATVLGQDLDEDTNGVFRIARRVAPDRVISTVDPQARHGHKTAARGFDGYKGHVGIDPDSEIITATTVTAGNAGDASAAEDLITDLLDTDTEHADAEHGPGDDGDSGGDGEPAATVYGDNAYGTGELQERLEQVGIESKCKTQQPVATGGRFAKDRFDIDLRHDTVRCPAGHTAPIRRSNATGTASFWPYCTHCPLRQQCTTAADGRTVTVGIHEKLLAAARARQRDPDWITDYRATRPKVERKIAHLMRRRHGGRRARVRGTTKIAADFALLAAAVNLARLAVLALASTPGRGWATAAG